A window of the Branchiibius hedensis genome harbors these coding sequences:
- a CDS encoding DEDD exonuclease domain-containing protein produces the protein MTITAGRDFVQGTFEDLGRALSDVTFVVVDLETTGGRASTDGITEIGAVRVRGGQVLGEFQTLVNPGQSIPAFISVLTGITDSMVAGSPRIDQALPAFLEFAHDSVLVAHNAPFDVTFLKTAAAGLGLTWPGFPVIDTVHLARQLVSNDEAPNRKLSSLAVLFGATQTPDHRALHDARATVDVLHALIARVGNLGVQTLEELQSYTSRVTPAQRRKRVLAAGLPNKPGVYVFKDATGRPLYVGTSVDIRRRVSSYFTASEQRTRMAEMVAIAAEVTPIVCGSGLEASVRELRLIAEHKPPYNRRSKRPEKAVWIKLTVERFPRLSIVRTVRDDGASYAGPFGSRAQAEAALEALHDVLPLRRCTGTLVPGRRTACVLAELGKCGAPCTGQQSHQEYAEIAARAQHALSADAATIIQALQERMAGLSAQERFEDAGLVRDRMLSLVRALARTQRIAPLAAIAELVAARRSASGGWEVVCVRHGRLAGTTVTPARADPTPYIQAMVAAAEVVSPPIPPMPAAHPAETEQVLDWLEQPGVRLVDIVGSWTCPRGGAGRQRELLAARAIP, from the coding sequence ATGACCATCACCGCTGGCCGCGATTTCGTGCAGGGCACGTTCGAGGATCTCGGGCGAGCCCTGTCGGATGTCACCTTCGTGGTGGTCGACCTCGAGACGACCGGGGGCCGTGCCTCGACCGACGGCATCACCGAGATCGGTGCGGTGCGAGTGCGCGGCGGGCAGGTGCTCGGGGAGTTCCAGACGCTGGTCAACCCCGGCCAGAGCATCCCGGCTTTCATCTCGGTGCTGACGGGGATCACCGATTCGATGGTTGCTGGTTCGCCGCGCATCGACCAAGCGCTGCCCGCCTTCCTCGAATTCGCCCACGACAGCGTCCTGGTCGCGCACAACGCACCGTTCGATGTGACGTTCCTGAAGACCGCGGCGGCAGGACTCGGGCTGACCTGGCCCGGCTTCCCGGTGATCGACACCGTGCACCTGGCCCGCCAGTTGGTGAGCAACGACGAGGCCCCGAACCGCAAACTCAGCTCTCTGGCGGTCCTTTTCGGTGCCACCCAGACGCCTGACCACCGGGCGTTGCACGACGCCAGAGCCACGGTCGACGTGCTGCACGCCTTGATCGCACGGGTCGGCAACCTCGGTGTCCAGACCCTGGAGGAATTGCAGTCCTACACCAGTCGGGTGACCCCCGCGCAGCGGCGCAAACGGGTGCTGGCCGCGGGTCTGCCGAACAAACCCGGCGTTTACGTGTTCAAGGACGCCACGGGTCGACCGCTGTACGTCGGCACCTCGGTCGACATCCGACGCCGCGTCAGCAGCTACTTCACCGCCAGTGAGCAACGCACCCGGATGGCCGAGATGGTGGCCATCGCCGCCGAGGTCACCCCGATCGTCTGCGGCAGCGGTCTGGAGGCGAGCGTCCGTGAGCTACGCCTGATCGCCGAGCACAAACCGCCCTACAACCGGCGTTCCAAACGCCCCGAGAAGGCGGTGTGGATCAAGCTGACCGTGGAACGGTTCCCCCGGTTGTCGATCGTGCGGACGGTACGCGACGACGGCGCGAGCTACGCCGGACCGTTCGGCAGCCGCGCACAAGCGGAGGCCGCGCTCGAGGCGCTGCACGACGTACTCCCCCTGCGTCGGTGCACCGGCACCTTGGTGCCCGGCCGCCGAACTGCTTGCGTCCTGGCCGAATTGGGCAAGTGCGGCGCACCATGCACCGGCCAGCAGAGCCACCAGGAGTACGCCGAGATCGCCGCCCGCGCGCAGCACGCCTTGAGTGCCGATGCGGCCACGATCATCCAGGCGCTCCAGGAGCGGATGGCCGGGCTGAGCGCACAGGAACGCTTCGAGGACGCGGGGCTGGTGCGCGACCGGATGCTGAGTCTGGTGCGTGCCTTGGCCCGCACTCAGCGGATTGCGCCCCTGGCGGCGATCGCCGAGTTGGTCGCTGCCCGGCGCAGCGCGAGCGGCGGTTGGGAGGTCGTGTGTGTGCGGCACGGCCGTCTGGCCGGCACCACGGTGACGCCCGCGCGGGCCGATCCCACGCCGTACATCCAGGCCATGGTCGCTGCGGCGGAGGTCGTCAGCCCGCCGATTCCCCCGATGCCCGCAGCACATCCGGCCGAGACCGAGCAGGTGCTCGACTGGCTCGAGCAACCGGGGGTGCGACTGGTGGACATCGTCGGGTCGTGGACCTGCCCGAGGGGTGGTGCAGGGCGGCAACGCGAATTGCTCGCGGCCCGGGCGATACCCTGA
- a CDS encoding SRPBCC family protein: MSDSTRASVVIEAPSATVLDVIADFEEYPAWAEQVKRATVLEEDEGGWPIQVEFVLDAGVIKDTYVLNYDWQVDEAGEGVVRWTLERSSLLKSMDGSYTIRSTPEGTDVVYELSVAVTIPVVSMLRRKAERMIIDTALSGLKQRVESN; the protein is encoded by the coding sequence ATGAGCGACAGCACACGAGCCAGCGTGGTTATCGAGGCACCCAGCGCAACCGTCCTGGACGTGATTGCCGACTTCGAGGAGTACCCCGCCTGGGCCGAACAGGTGAAGCGCGCCACCGTCCTGGAAGAGGACGAGGGCGGATGGCCGATTCAGGTCGAGTTCGTGCTCGATGCTGGGGTCATCAAGGACACCTACGTCCTGAACTACGACTGGCAGGTCGATGAGGCCGGTGAGGGTGTCGTGCGGTGGACCCTGGAGCGCTCCAGCCTGCTGAAGTCGATGGACGGTTCCTACACCATCCGGTCCACGCCCGAGGGCACCGACGTCGTCTATGAGCTCTCGGTCGCGGTGACCATCCCGGTCGTGAGCATGTTGCGCCGCAAGGCCGAGCGGATGATCATCGACACCGCGTTGAGCGGTCTGAAGCAGCGCGTCGAGTCCAACTGA
- a CDS encoding ROK family glucokinase: MAWSIGIDIGGTKIAGGLVDESGQIVQQERVATPATDPHHIVVAVGDLIQRLAARSPQPLTGAGVASAGYIDKIGSTVLFAPNLAWRDEPLKARLAAYTDLPVLIENDANAAAFGEFRHGAGRDIDDMIMVTVGTGVGGGIVIGGRPLRGAFGLAGEIGHMRVVPGGTRCGCGNRGCLEAYGSGTALVREAREMVISGSAYAARLAELCAGDPSTLIGAQVTQAAHEGDPASQELLAEVGRWIGEACASLAALFDPELFVIGGGVADAGDLLLEPIQTGFAAQLTGRGYRPEARFVKAELGNDAGVIGAAALAAELPVPDSTVEAARG, from the coding sequence GTGGCTTGGAGTATCGGCATCGACATCGGTGGCACGAAGATTGCCGGCGGCTTGGTCGATGAGAGTGGCCAGATCGTGCAGCAGGAACGGGTGGCCACGCCCGCAACGGATCCGCATCACATCGTGGTGGCCGTCGGGGATCTCATCCAACGTCTCGCGGCGCGCAGCCCGCAACCACTGACCGGTGCCGGCGTCGCGTCGGCGGGGTACATCGACAAGATCGGGTCGACCGTCCTGTTCGCGCCGAACCTGGCGTGGCGGGACGAGCCGTTGAAGGCCCGGTTGGCCGCCTACACCGATCTGCCGGTCCTCATCGAGAACGACGCCAACGCAGCGGCCTTCGGCGAATTCCGACACGGAGCGGGCCGGGACATCGACGACATGATCATGGTGACCGTCGGAACCGGCGTCGGTGGTGGGATCGTCATCGGTGGCCGGCCGCTGCGCGGCGCGTTCGGTCTGGCCGGGGAGATCGGGCACATGCGGGTCGTGCCGGGCGGGACCCGGTGCGGGTGTGGCAACCGCGGTTGCCTGGAGGCGTACGGCAGCGGCACCGCTCTGGTGCGCGAGGCCCGGGAGATGGTGATTTCCGGCAGCGCCTACGCCGCGCGGCTCGCGGAACTGTGCGCTGGTGATCCGAGCACCCTGATCGGTGCGCAGGTCACCCAGGCTGCGCACGAGGGCGACCCCGCCAGCCAGGAGTTGCTGGCCGAGGTCGGCCGGTGGATCGGCGAGGCGTGTGCATCGCTGGCGGCTCTTTTCGATCCCGAGCTGTTCGTCATCGGCGGCGGCGTCGCGGACGCCGGGGACCTGTTGCTGGAGCCGATCCAGACCGGTTTCGCCGCCCAACTCACCGGGCGCGGGTATCGGCCGGAGGCGCGTTTCGTCAAAGCCGAGCTGGGTAACGACGCGGGCGTGATCGGAGCGGCCGCGTTGGCGGCAGAGTTGCCGGTACCCGACAGCACGGTAGAGGCGGCCCGGGGGTGA
- a CDS encoding ROK family glucokinase: protein MTAGAPAIGVDIGGTKVAAGLVTDDGVVTARARRDTPHRSTRPEVVEDVIVDVVEELLTAQVTAVGIGAAGFVSSMTGRVVFAPHLSWRDEPLGERLAARLPVPVFVDNDANTACWAEHRFGAAAGERNVVMVNLGTGIGGAVLIDGTLRRGEFGIAGEFGHMQVVPGGHRCECGNRGCWEQYASGNALVREARSLVEAKAPIAADLAARCGDDPALLTGPMITQAAQDGDPTAAELLAEVGEWLGVGIAGLANAFDPALFVIGGGVSAAGELLLEPARKSFRRHLTGRGYRPEARLVAAALSNEAGLVGAADLARRSVQ, encoded by the coding sequence GTGACCGCCGGGGCGCCGGCGATCGGTGTCGACATCGGCGGCACCAAGGTTGCCGCCGGTCTTGTCACCGATGACGGCGTCGTGACCGCGCGGGCACGCCGGGACACCCCGCATCGATCCACCCGACCGGAGGTGGTCGAGGACGTCATCGTCGATGTCGTCGAGGAGTTGCTCACGGCGCAGGTGACCGCGGTCGGCATCGGCGCGGCGGGATTCGTGTCGTCGATGACCGGTCGGGTGGTCTTTGCACCGCACCTGTCGTGGCGCGACGAGCCGCTGGGCGAGCGGCTGGCTGCGCGGTTGCCGGTCCCGGTTTTCGTCGACAACGACGCCAACACGGCCTGCTGGGCCGAGCACCGCTTCGGTGCGGCCGCCGGCGAGCGCAACGTCGTCATGGTCAACCTGGGCACGGGCATTGGCGGTGCGGTGCTCATCGACGGCACGTTGCGTCGCGGTGAGTTCGGTATCGCGGGGGAGTTCGGACACATGCAGGTCGTCCCGGGCGGTCATCGTTGTGAGTGTGGCAACCGCGGTTGCTGGGAGCAGTACGCCAGCGGCAACGCGCTGGTGCGAGAAGCGCGTTCGCTGGTCGAGGCCAAAGCGCCTATCGCTGCGGATCTGGCCGCGCGCTGCGGCGATGACCCGGCGTTGCTGACCGGACCGATGATCACGCAGGCCGCGCAGGACGGCGACCCCACGGCCGCGGAGTTGCTGGCTGAGGTGGGTGAGTGGCTCGGGGTCGGGATCGCCGGACTCGCGAATGCGTTTGACCCCGCGCTCTTCGTGATCGGCGGCGGCGTGAGCGCGGCGGGGGAGTTGTTGCTCGAGCCCGCCCGGAAGTCCTTTCGCAGACACCTGACCGGACGCGGCTACCGACCCGAAGCCCGGTTGGTGGCGGCGGCTCTGAGCAACGAAGCGGGCCTGGTAGGCGCCGCCGACCTCGCACGGCGGAGCGTGCAATGA